The window AACAGAACAGGATATTTTTACTGTAGAAAAGCAATTAAAATAAATTATTATCCTTGATCCAACACCAAAAAACCACAAAATATGTCTAATTCAGCATCACCACATGACGGAAAACACTTTGTCATTCAGAAAGGAAAAGCACAATGTAATCAGGGTGACCAATTTCCGCAGTTTAAAGTAACTACCCATCAAAAACATTATTGGAATAATGAAGAAGGGCAGGCTGATTTTTTGGCTGTCACTGAACAGGATCTTCAGTTCAATCCCCAAGGCCCTAGTTTTGGAAAATGCAAACTGAAGCCAACACCGGGAGGATATCTTCCCTGTGCCTACGCTCCAGCCGGAACATGGCAGAAAATCTATGATAAAGTAAAGGTATTGGGAAATAGCTGCGTCACAGAAATATCGGAGCTCATGTGTTCTACAGGTGGAAAAATCATCATTATGGAACATGGTCAAACCGCATCGATGAACAAACAGAATGTAAAAAAAGCTGATCCACAGGAACAGCATAACATCAATCCTTTTATAAATTTTAAAGAATTTCAGAAGGAAACAGAAGATGATGAAGTAGACGCCTATTAAACTTAAACTTTTCAGCCATGTCAAAACAAGGAATTTATAAAATCACAGGAAATACGAAGCCTAAGATTGGAGAACTGGTTACCTATACAATTGATGAATGGTATCCTGCTACTCCATTAGAAAAGAGAAACCCGGCACATGTTACCTGGCATCTGTTCAAAAAGGTAAACGGAAAATTTGTTCCTACCAATATCAAAAAAGTGGGAGTAAGCAGTTTTACTTTTAATACAAACTCTTACAAAGATACCTTCAGAATTGAAGCTTACCTTCACAATCCGGAAGGAAGAGCTCCCATGGCTTTGGAAATACAGCCCCAGCCCAG of the Chryseobacterium capnotolerans genome contains:
- a CDS encoding DUF4280 domain-containing protein, with protein sequence MSNSASPHDGKHFVIQKGKAQCNQGDQFPQFKVTTHQKHYWNNEEGQADFLAVTEQDLQFNPQGPSFGKCKLKPTPGGYLPCAYAPAGTWQKIYDKVKVLGNSCVTEISELMCSTGGKIIIMEHGQTASMNKQNVKKADPQEQHNINPFINFKEFQKETEDDEVDAY